In Rutidosis leptorrhynchoides isolate AG116_Rl617_1_P2 chromosome 2, CSIRO_AGI_Rlap_v1, whole genome shotgun sequence, one genomic interval encodes:
- the LOC139891660 gene encoding plant UBX domain-containing protein 8-like isoform X1, producing MATPNQEAIETFMSITGSSEPVAIQKLTEHGGDINEAVNAHFANGDTTIRHDTTVSAPQDDFMDVDDTIQMGSNRPPFSLFPSARDINPFSILDPNFTRNLFDTGPGFRGSEPIVSHPREVRQIPIEVKDGPSTESDRSGHAPRIEDVTDTTTENVQGTHGHVVIDDDDDNDDVTVVRPVGDLPDYDIEEEMIRAAIEASKKDSEISSGDNAVTQPRQSQLEDPELAQAVSLSLKTAEQEKASRQPGSEVGPSEPRGSKLDDVEEVDTLASSDGRLNVRSSLLQEETEDVEEPLVRNRNRLLSTASVDSDEDVEIDLNSPSSPQHQPNINRPVNNQTDFPSDEWGGISSMEHDEAVMLEAALFGGIPEGSGYRVPYAPHQFMQNGLDGTFGPYARPTPRPPSPSLTAQRLIREQQDDEYLASLQADREKELLEQSAKEAAMEEERRKEEEAQRKLEEEQEMERQLTAKEVSLPKEPTTDDENAVTLLVRMPDGTRRGRRFLRTDKLQLLFNFIDVARVVKPGSYRLVRPYPRRAFSDGESSLTFDELGLTSKQEALFLESI from the exons ATGGCGACACCAAATCAAGAAGCAATCGAAACATTCATGAGTATCACCGGTTCATCTGAACCGGTAGCTATACAGAAGCTTAcg GAGCATGGGGGTGATATAAATGAAGCTGTTAATGCACATTTCGCTAATGGAGATACTACCAT TAGACATGATACAACTGTTTCTGCTCCACAAGACGATTTCATGGACGTAGACGATACAATTCAAATGGGGTCTAACAGACCTCCTTTCTCACTCTTTCCTTCAGCCAGAGACATTAATCCTTTCTCTATTTTGGACCCAAACTTTACAAGAAATTTATTTGATACCGGGCCCGGGTTCAGGGGTAGTGAACCAATTGTGTCCCATCCAAGAGAAGTAAGACAGATACCAATTGAGGTCAAGGATGGGCCCAGTACAGAATCAGACCGTTCCGGACATGCTCCTAGAATCGAGGATGTTACTGACACCACAACAGAAAATGTTCAGGGAACTCATGGCCATGTTgtgattgatgatgatgacgacAATGATGATGTCACTGTTGTGAGGCCTGTTGGTGATTTACCTGACTATGACATCGAAGAAGAGATGATACGGGCTGCAATCGAGGCTTCGAAAAAGGACTCCGAGATTAGTTCAGGAGATAATGCTGTTACTCAGCCAAGGCAATCTCAGTTGGAAGATCCTGAACTGGCACAAGCAGTCTCTCTATCTTTAAAG ACTGCTGAGCAAGAGAAAGCCTCACGTCAACCAGGATCTGAAGTTGGACCATCAGAACCAAGAGGCTCGAAGTTGGACGATGTAGAAGAAGTGGACACATTGGCATCATCTGATGGACG GTTAAATGTGAGGAGCTCTTTGCTTCAAGAAGAAACTGAAGACGTCGAAGAACCTCTCGTGAGAAACAGGAATCGACTTTTGTCCACTGCCTCTGTTGACTCTGATGAAGACGTTGAAATAGATTTGAACTCACCCTCAAGTCCTCAACACCAACCAAATATCAATCGTCCTGTGAACAATCAGACCGACTTCCCATCTGATGAA TGGGGAGGCATTTCATCCATGGAACACGATGAAGCGGTCATGCTTGAGGCTGCACTCTTTGGTGGGATACCTGAAGGGAGTGGATATCGTGTACCGTATGCACCACATCAATTCATGCAAAATGGCCTCGATGGAACTTTTGGACCTTATGCCAGGCCGACACCTCGTCCTCCATCACCCTCTCTAACTGCTCAGCGTTTAATAAGAGAACAACAG GATGACGAATATCTTGCATCATTGCAAGCTGACAGAGAAAAAGAGTTACTTGAGCAGTCGGCCAAAGAGGCTGCTATGGAAGAAGAAAGGCGTAAGGAAGAAGAGGCGCAAAGAAAATTAGAAGAAGAACAG GAAATGGAGAGGCAGTTAACTGCAAAAGAAGTATCCCTTCCTAAGGAGCCTACAACTGATGATGAAAATGCTGTTACCCTTCTCGTGCGCATGCCTGATGGAACCCGGCGTGGCCGCAGATTTCTCAGGACCGACAAGTTACAG CTTCTTTTTAACTTCATTGATGTTGCCCGAGTGGTCAAGCCTGGCTCATATAGATTG GTGAGGCCCTACCCACGCCGTGCGTTCAGTGATGGAGAAAGTAGCTTAACGTTTGATGAGCTCGGTTTAACTAGCAAACAAGAGGCACTGTTTCTCGAGTCTATTTAG
- the LOC139891660 gene encoding plant UBX domain-containing protein 8-like isoform X2 has translation MATPNQEAIETFMSITGSSEPVAIQKLTEHGGDINEAVNAHFANGDTTIHDTTVSAPQDDFMDVDDTIQMGSNRPPFSLFPSARDINPFSILDPNFTRNLFDTGPGFRGSEPIVSHPREVRQIPIEVKDGPSTESDRSGHAPRIEDVTDTTTENVQGTHGHVVIDDDDDNDDVTVVRPVGDLPDYDIEEEMIRAAIEASKKDSEISSGDNAVTQPRQSQLEDPELAQAVSLSLKTAEQEKASRQPGSEVGPSEPRGSKLDDVEEVDTLASSDGRLNVRSSLLQEETEDVEEPLVRNRNRLLSTASVDSDEDVEIDLNSPSSPQHQPNINRPVNNQTDFPSDEWGGISSMEHDEAVMLEAALFGGIPEGSGYRVPYAPHQFMQNGLDGTFGPYARPTPRPPSPSLTAQRLIREQQDDEYLASLQADREKELLEQSAKEAAMEEERRKEEEAQRKLEEEQEMERQLTAKEVSLPKEPTTDDENAVTLLVRMPDGTRRGRRFLRTDKLQLLFNFIDVARVVKPGSYRLVRPYPRRAFSDGESSLTFDELGLTSKQEALFLESI, from the exons ATGGCGACACCAAATCAAGAAGCAATCGAAACATTCATGAGTATCACCGGTTCATCTGAACCGGTAGCTATACAGAAGCTTAcg GAGCATGGGGGTGATATAAATGAAGCTGTTAATGCACATTTCGCTAATGGAGATACTACCAT ACATGATACAACTGTTTCTGCTCCACAAGACGATTTCATGGACGTAGACGATACAATTCAAATGGGGTCTAACAGACCTCCTTTCTCACTCTTTCCTTCAGCCAGAGACATTAATCCTTTCTCTATTTTGGACCCAAACTTTACAAGAAATTTATTTGATACCGGGCCCGGGTTCAGGGGTAGTGAACCAATTGTGTCCCATCCAAGAGAAGTAAGACAGATACCAATTGAGGTCAAGGATGGGCCCAGTACAGAATCAGACCGTTCCGGACATGCTCCTAGAATCGAGGATGTTACTGACACCACAACAGAAAATGTTCAGGGAACTCATGGCCATGTTgtgattgatgatgatgacgacAATGATGATGTCACTGTTGTGAGGCCTGTTGGTGATTTACCTGACTATGACATCGAAGAAGAGATGATACGGGCTGCAATCGAGGCTTCGAAAAAGGACTCCGAGATTAGTTCAGGAGATAATGCTGTTACTCAGCCAAGGCAATCTCAGTTGGAAGATCCTGAACTGGCACAAGCAGTCTCTCTATCTTTAAAG ACTGCTGAGCAAGAGAAAGCCTCACGTCAACCAGGATCTGAAGTTGGACCATCAGAACCAAGAGGCTCGAAGTTGGACGATGTAGAAGAAGTGGACACATTGGCATCATCTGATGGACG GTTAAATGTGAGGAGCTCTTTGCTTCAAGAAGAAACTGAAGACGTCGAAGAACCTCTCGTGAGAAACAGGAATCGACTTTTGTCCACTGCCTCTGTTGACTCTGATGAAGACGTTGAAATAGATTTGAACTCACCCTCAAGTCCTCAACACCAACCAAATATCAATCGTCCTGTGAACAATCAGACCGACTTCCCATCTGATGAA TGGGGAGGCATTTCATCCATGGAACACGATGAAGCGGTCATGCTTGAGGCTGCACTCTTTGGTGGGATACCTGAAGGGAGTGGATATCGTGTACCGTATGCACCACATCAATTCATGCAAAATGGCCTCGATGGAACTTTTGGACCTTATGCCAGGCCGACACCTCGTCCTCCATCACCCTCTCTAACTGCTCAGCGTTTAATAAGAGAACAACAG GATGACGAATATCTTGCATCATTGCAAGCTGACAGAGAAAAAGAGTTACTTGAGCAGTCGGCCAAAGAGGCTGCTATGGAAGAAGAAAGGCGTAAGGAAGAAGAGGCGCAAAGAAAATTAGAAGAAGAACAG GAAATGGAGAGGCAGTTAACTGCAAAAGAAGTATCCCTTCCTAAGGAGCCTACAACTGATGATGAAAATGCTGTTACCCTTCTCGTGCGCATGCCTGATGGAACCCGGCGTGGCCGCAGATTTCTCAGGACCGACAAGTTACAG CTTCTTTTTAACTTCATTGATGTTGCCCGAGTGGTCAAGCCTGGCTCATATAGATTG GTGAGGCCCTACCCACGCCGTGCGTTCAGTGATGGAGAAAGTAGCTTAACGTTTGATGAGCTCGGTTTAACTAGCAAACAAGAGGCACTGTTTCTCGAGTCTATTTAG